One genomic window of Comamonas serinivorans includes the following:
- the mutY gene encoding A/G-specific adenine glycosylase — translation MNPTPPDAWPEAVPPSPDALQAGLSRLQQAPLAAELIAWQARHGRHDLPWQATRDPYRVWLSELMLQQTQVKTVLGYYDRFLARFPDVQRLAAASQDEVFALWSGLGYYARARNLHACAQAVVAQHGGVFPRTAQALCTLPGIGPSTAAAIASFCFGERVAIFDGNVKRVLARVLGFDEDLAASRAAKRLQTLAQAALPPAAADMPAYTQAIMDLGATVCTPRKPRCEACPFQTHCQARLQGTQAELPRLTRKLKRTAEAWQMLVAQAPDGRVWLERRPSRGVWAGLHAWPLVAEDKPVQAAGAVVEPGEVFKHVLTHKDLYLRPVWLRFAKPAAADRWAQQQPDGGQWWTPEQAAALGLPKPVRDVLEAGVAPRLL, via the coding sequence ATGAACCCCACCCCGCCCGATGCCTGGCCCGAGGCCGTGCCCCCTTCACCCGATGCGCTGCAGGCCGGCCTGTCCCGGCTGCAGCAGGCTCCCCTGGCGGCCGAGCTGATCGCCTGGCAGGCCCGCCATGGCCGCCACGACCTGCCCTGGCAGGCCACGCGCGACCCGTACCGGGTCTGGCTGTCCGAGCTCATGCTGCAGCAGACCCAGGTCAAGACCGTGTTGGGCTATTACGACCGCTTTCTGGCGCGCTTTCCCGACGTGCAGCGCCTGGCGGCGGCCAGCCAGGACGAGGTGTTCGCCCTCTGGAGCGGCCTGGGCTACTACGCGCGGGCCCGCAACCTGCACGCCTGCGCCCAGGCCGTGGTGGCACAGCATGGCGGGGTCTTCCCGCGCACGGCCCAGGCGCTGTGCACCTTGCCCGGCATCGGCCCCTCCACGGCGGCGGCGATCGCCTCCTTTTGTTTCGGCGAACGCGTGGCGATCTTCGATGGCAACGTGAAGCGCGTGTTGGCCCGCGTGCTGGGCTTTGACGAAGACCTGGCGGCGTCGCGCGCGGCCAAGCGCTTGCAAACCCTGGCCCAGGCCGCCTTGCCCCCGGCCGCGGCCGACATGCCGGCCTACACCCAGGCCATCATGGACCTGGGCGCCACGGTCTGTACCCCGCGCAAGCCGCGGTGCGAGGCCTGCCCCTTCCAGACCCATTGCCAGGCCCGCCTGCAGGGAACGCAGGCCGAGCTGCCGCGGCTCACGCGCAAGCTCAAGCGCACGGCCGAGGCCTGGCAAATGCTTGTGGCGCAGGCCCCCGATGGCCGCGTGTGGCTGGAGCGCCGACCCAGCCGCGGCGTGTGGGCCGGTCTGCATGCCTGGCCGCTGGTGGCCGAAGACAAGCCGGTGCAGGCAGCGGGCGCAGTGGTGGAGCCGGGCGAGGTGTTCAAGCACGTGCTCACGCACAAAGACCTGTACCTGAGGCCGGTGTGGCTGCGCTTCGCCAAGCCGGCGGCGGCAGACCGGTGGGCGCAGCAGCAGCCCGACGGCGGCCAGTGGTGGACGCCCGAACAGGCGGCCGCCCTGGGCCTGCCCAAGCCCGTGCGCGACGTGCTCGAAGCGGGTGTGGCGCCGCGGCTGCTGTGA